In Camelus dromedarius isolate mCamDro1 chromosome 4, mCamDro1.pat, whole genome shotgun sequence, the following are encoded in one genomic region:
- the PROC gene encoding vitamin K-dependent protein C isoform X1 — translation MAAVLAVSPRPTPTGARMWQLGSLFLLSTIWGISSTPAPPDSVFSSSQNAHQVLRIRKRANSFLEELRPGSLERECKEEICDFEEVWEIFQDMKETMTFWSKYYDGDQCEAPPPEHQCDSPCCGHGTCIDGLGGFRCDCARGWEGLFCRHEVRFFNCSANNGGCSHYCLEGDGGRRCSCAPGYRLGDDHRRCEPQVTFPCGRSGKRIEKKRKNVKRDTDQGDRENQEDQGDQEKKGDQENKGDQENQGDQVNQGDQENKGDQENQGDQKNQGDQKNQGDQVNQGDQVNQGDQKNQGDQKNQGDQVNQGDQVNQGDQKNQGDQKNQGDQVNKGDQKNEGDQRDQGDQVDPRLINGKLTGWGESPWQVILLDSKKKLACGAVLIHTSWVLTAAHCFDDPKKLTVRLGEYDLRRWENSEVDVDIKEIVLHPNYTKSTSDNDIALLRLARPATLSPTIVPICLPDSGLSERELTQAGQETMVTGWGYRSEAKRNRTFILNFIKVPLASHSDCVQTMQNEISENMLCAGILGDTRDACGGDSGGPMVASFRGTWFLVGLVSWGEGCGRPDKYGVYTKVSRYLDWIHSHIGAEEAPLKSQVVP, via the exons ATGGCGGCAGTCCTTGCGGTGTCTCCACGGCCCACCCCA ACAGGTGCCAGGATGTGGCAGCTTGGAAGCCTCTTCCTGCTCTCGACCATCTGGGGAATTTCCAGCACACCAGCTCCTCCTG ACTCCGTGTTCTCCAGCAGCCAGAATGCCCACCAGGTACTGCGGATCCGCAAACGCGCCaacagcttcctggaggagctcCGGCCCGGCAGCCTGGAGCGGGAGTGCAAGGAGGAGATCTGTGATTTTGAGGAGGTGTGGGAGATTTTCCAAGACATGAAAGAAACG ATGACCTTCTGGTCCAAGTACTACG ACGGGGACCAGTGCGAGGCCCCGCCCCCGGAGCACCAGTGCGACAGCCCGTGCTGCGGGCACGGCACGTGCATCGACGGCCTGGGAGGCTTCCGCTGCGACTGCGCGCGGGGCTGGGAGGGCCTCTTCTGCAGACACG AGGTGCGCTTCTTCAACTGCTCGGCGAACAACGGCGGCTGCTCGCACTACTGCCTGGAGGGGGATGGCGGGCGCCGCTGCAGCTGCGCGCCCGGCTACCGGCTGGGGGACGACCACCGGCGGTGCGAGCCCCAGG TGACATTCCCCTGTGGGAGGTCAGGGAAGCGGATAGAGAAGAAACGCAAGAACGTGAAACGTGACACGGACCAAGGAGACCGAGAAAATCAAGAAGACCAAGGAgaccaagaaaagaaaggagaccaagaaaacaaaggagaccAAGAAAACCAAGGAGACCAAGTAAACCAAGGAGaccaagaaaacaaaggagaccAAGAAAACCAAGGAGACCAAAAAAACCAAGGAGACCAAAAAAACCAAGGAGACCAAGTAAACCAAGGAGACCAAGTAAACCAAGGAGACCAAAAAAACCAAGGAGACCAAAAAAACCAAGGAGACCAAGTAAACCAAGGAGACCAAGTAAACCAAGGAGACCAAAAAAACCAAGGAGACCAAAAAAACCAAGGAGACCAAGTAAACAAAGGAGACCAAAAAAATGAAGGAGACCAGAGAGACCAAGGAGACCAAGTGGATCCGCGGCTCATCAATGGGAAGTTGACCGGATGGGGAGAAAGCCCCTGGCAG gtGATCCTGCTGGACTCGAAAAAGAAGCTGGCGTGTGGGGCGGTGCTCATCCACACCTCCTGGGTGCTGACGGCGGCCCACTGCTTCGACGACCCCAAGAAGCTCACCGTCAGGCTGG GGGAGTATGACCTGCGGCGCTGGGAGAACTCGGAGGTGGACGTGGACATCAAAGAGATCGTCCTGCACCCCAACTATACCAAGAGCACCAGTGACAACGACATCGCCCTGCTCCGCCTGGCCCGGCCCGCCACTCTCTCGCCGACcattgtgcccatctgcctcccgGACAGTGGCCTCTCAGAGCGCGAGCTCACCCAGGCCGGCCAGGAGACCATGGTGACGGGCTGGGGCTACCGCAGCGAGGCCAAGAGAAACCGCACCTTCATCCTCAACTTCATCAAGGTCCCCCTGGCCTCGCACAGCGACTGCGTCCAGACCATGCAGAACGAGATCTCCGAGAACATGCTGTGCGCGGGCATTCTCGGGGACACGCGGGATGCCTGCGGAGGGGACAGCGGGGGGCCTATGGTCGCCTCCTTCCGGGGCACCTGGTTCCTGGTGGGCCTGGTGAGCTGGGGGGAGGGCTGTGGGCGCCCCGACAAATACGGCGTTTACACCAAAGTCAGCCGTTACCTTGACTGGATCCATAGCCACATTGGAGCTGAGGAGGCCCCCCTCAAGAGCCAGGTGGTGCCTTAG
- the PROC gene encoding vitamin K-dependent protein C isoform X2 yields MAAVLAVSPRPTPTGARMWQLGSLFLLSTIWGISSTPAPPDSVFSSSQNAHQVLRIRKRANSFLEELRPGSLERECKEEICDFEEVWEIFQDMKETMTFWSKYYDGDQCEAPPPEHQCDSPCCGHGTCIDGLGGFRCDCARGWEGLFCRHVTFPCGRSGKRIEKKRKNVKRDTDQGDRENQEDQGDQEKKGDQENKGDQENQGDQVNQGDQENKGDQENQGDQKNQGDQKNQGDQVNQGDQVNQGDQKNQGDQKNQGDQVNQGDQVNQGDQKNQGDQKNQGDQVNKGDQKNEGDQRDQGDQVDPRLINGKLTGWGESPWQVILLDSKKKLACGAVLIHTSWVLTAAHCFDDPKKLTVRLGEYDLRRWENSEVDVDIKEIVLHPNYTKSTSDNDIALLRLARPATLSPTIVPICLPDSGLSERELTQAGQETMVTGWGYRSEAKRNRTFILNFIKVPLASHSDCVQTMQNEISENMLCAGILGDTRDACGGDSGGPMVASFRGTWFLVGLVSWGEGCGRPDKYGVYTKVSRYLDWIHSHIGAEEAPLKSQVVP; encoded by the exons ATGGCGGCAGTCCTTGCGGTGTCTCCACGGCCCACCCCA ACAGGTGCCAGGATGTGGCAGCTTGGAAGCCTCTTCCTGCTCTCGACCATCTGGGGAATTTCCAGCACACCAGCTCCTCCTG ACTCCGTGTTCTCCAGCAGCCAGAATGCCCACCAGGTACTGCGGATCCGCAAACGCGCCaacagcttcctggaggagctcCGGCCCGGCAGCCTGGAGCGGGAGTGCAAGGAGGAGATCTGTGATTTTGAGGAGGTGTGGGAGATTTTCCAAGACATGAAAGAAACG ATGACCTTCTGGTCCAAGTACTACG ACGGGGACCAGTGCGAGGCCCCGCCCCCGGAGCACCAGTGCGACAGCCCGTGCTGCGGGCACGGCACGTGCATCGACGGCCTGGGAGGCTTCCGCTGCGACTGCGCGCGGGGCTGGGAGGGCCTCTTCTGCAGACACG TGACATTCCCCTGTGGGAGGTCAGGGAAGCGGATAGAGAAGAAACGCAAGAACGTGAAACGTGACACGGACCAAGGAGACCGAGAAAATCAAGAAGACCAAGGAgaccaagaaaagaaaggagaccaagaaaacaaaggagaccAAGAAAACCAAGGAGACCAAGTAAACCAAGGAGaccaagaaaacaaaggagaccAAGAAAACCAAGGAGACCAAAAAAACCAAGGAGACCAAAAAAACCAAGGAGACCAAGTAAACCAAGGAGACCAAGTAAACCAAGGAGACCAAAAAAACCAAGGAGACCAAAAAAACCAAGGAGACCAAGTAAACCAAGGAGACCAAGTAAACCAAGGAGACCAAAAAAACCAAGGAGACCAAAAAAACCAAGGAGACCAAGTAAACAAAGGAGACCAAAAAAATGAAGGAGACCAGAGAGACCAAGGAGACCAAGTGGATCCGCGGCTCATCAATGGGAAGTTGACCGGATGGGGAGAAAGCCCCTGGCAG gtGATCCTGCTGGACTCGAAAAAGAAGCTGGCGTGTGGGGCGGTGCTCATCCACACCTCCTGGGTGCTGACGGCGGCCCACTGCTTCGACGACCCCAAGAAGCTCACCGTCAGGCTGG GGGAGTATGACCTGCGGCGCTGGGAGAACTCGGAGGTGGACGTGGACATCAAAGAGATCGTCCTGCACCCCAACTATACCAAGAGCACCAGTGACAACGACATCGCCCTGCTCCGCCTGGCCCGGCCCGCCACTCTCTCGCCGACcattgtgcccatctgcctcccgGACAGTGGCCTCTCAGAGCGCGAGCTCACCCAGGCCGGCCAGGAGACCATGGTGACGGGCTGGGGCTACCGCAGCGAGGCCAAGAGAAACCGCACCTTCATCCTCAACTTCATCAAGGTCCCCCTGGCCTCGCACAGCGACTGCGTCCAGACCATGCAGAACGAGATCTCCGAGAACATGCTGTGCGCGGGCATTCTCGGGGACACGCGGGATGCCTGCGGAGGGGACAGCGGGGGGCCTATGGTCGCCTCCTTCCGGGGCACCTGGTTCCTGGTGGGCCTGGTGAGCTGGGGGGAGGGCTGTGGGCGCCCCGACAAATACGGCGTTTACACCAAAGTCAGCCGTTACCTTGACTGGATCCATAGCCACATTGGAGCTGAGGAGGCCCCCCTCAAGAGCCAGGTGGTGCCTTAG